A single region of the Lysinibacillus sp. B2A1 genome encodes:
- a CDS encoding YicC family protein, whose amino-acid sequence MVRSMTGFGRGVTTTRDFQLTVEMRSVNHRFLEIHAKFPKEWLEAEIFAKKLISQALSRGKIDVMVYVKDLENVEQSIEINWSLIEAYRKAKEELAKKVPLEEKWTMQELLSLEQALVQEKPQLTPEDLLSAVEMAVTQAIEQLIQMREREGQELQDVVVQYKEQLTEQVNQIRSFSSLAVEKYRTRLLERIAEIADGELLEDRLLAEVAIFAERVDITEELDRLDSHFIQLDETLLETISIGRKLDFLMQEIHREINTIGSKNQSTEAAVAVVQAKTILEKMREQVQNIE is encoded by the coding sequence TTGGTGCGTAGTATGACTGGTTTTGGCAGAGGTGTCACAACAACAAGGGACTTTCAATTAACTGTAGAAATGCGCTCGGTCAACCATCGTTTTTTAGAAATTCATGCAAAATTTCCGAAAGAATGGCTTGAAGCAGAAATTTTTGCAAAGAAATTAATTTCACAAGCTTTGTCACGCGGCAAAATTGATGTGATGGTTTATGTGAAGGATTTAGAAAATGTTGAGCAATCTATTGAAATTAATTGGTCATTAATTGAAGCGTATCGTAAGGCAAAAGAGGAATTAGCAAAAAAAGTACCGCTAGAAGAAAAATGGACGATGCAGGAGTTGCTCTCACTTGAACAAGCACTTGTCCAGGAAAAACCACAGCTTACACCTGAGGATTTACTAAGTGCTGTGGAAATGGCGGTTACGCAAGCAATTGAGCAATTGATTCAAATGCGTGAGCGTGAGGGGCAAGAGCTGCAGGATGTTGTCGTACAATATAAGGAGCAGTTAACGGAACAGGTGAACCAGATTCGTTCATTCTCCTCACTAGCTGTAGAAAAATATCGTACACGATTATTGGAACGGATTGCTGAAATAGCAGATGGCGAGTTGCTCGAGGATCGCTTACTTGCAGAAGTAGCGATATTTGCAGAACGGGTGGACATTACCGAAGAATTGGACCGCTTAGATAGTCACTTTATTCAACTGGATGAAACGTTATTAGAAACGATTTCAATCGGGCGTAAATTAGACTTTTTAATGCAGGAGATTCATCGTGAAATTAATACGATTGGCTCCAAAAATCAATCTACAGAGGCCGCCGTAGCAGTAGTTCAAGCGAAGACAATTTTAGAAAAGATGCGTGAGCAGGTTCAAAATATTGAATAG
- a CDS encoding guanylate kinase, translated as MIKERGLLIVLSGPSGVGKGTVRKELFSQPNTNYEYSISMTTRNPREGEVDGVDYFFKTREEFEVLIEQGGLLEHAEFVGNYYGTPLTYVNETLDAGRDVFLEIEVQGAAQIRKKAPDALFIFLAPPSLTELKDRLVGRGTETAEVIAKRIATASEELEMMSLYDYVVENDEVTNACDRINAIIKAEHCRRERVEKRYLSMLRGE; from the coding sequence ATGATAAAAGAACGTGGATTATTAATTGTTCTATCTGGCCCATCTGGTGTAGGTAAAGGGACAGTGCGAAAAGAATTATTTTCTCAGCCGAATACGAATTATGAGTATTCCATCTCAATGACAACACGAAATCCTCGCGAAGGTGAAGTAGATGGTGTAGACTATTTTTTCAAGACACGTGAAGAATTTGAAGTGCTAATTGAACAGGGTGGCTTGTTGGAGCACGCTGAATTTGTAGGGAATTACTATGGTACGCCATTAACTTATGTGAATGAAACACTTGATGCAGGACGTGATGTGTTTTTAGAGATTGAAGTGCAGGGTGCGGCGCAAATTCGGAAAAAGGCACCAGATGCATTATTTATTTTCTTAGCACCACCTAGCTTAACGGAATTAAAGGATCGTTTAGTTGGGAGAGGAACGGAAACAGCAGAGGTTATTGCTAAGCGTATTGCAACTGCAAGTGAAGAGCTTGAAATGATGAGCCTATATGATTATGTAGTTGAAAATGATGAAGTGACGAATGCTTGTGATCGTATAAATGCGATTATAAAAGCCGAGCATTGTCGTAGAGAACGTGTAGAAAAAAGATATTTGTCAATGTTGAGAGGAGAATAA
- a CDS encoding DNA-directed RNA polymerase subunit omega yields the protein MLYPSVDALKKEIDSKYSLVSLASKRARQMQEEQDTERLHKYVSHKYVGKALEEVAAGVLTKVSQDESTVYEDEI from the coding sequence ATGTTATACCCATCAGTAGATGCATTAAAAAAAGAAATCGATTCAAAGTATTCTTTAGTTAGTCTAGCATCAAAACGTGCTCGTCAAATGCAGGAAGAACAAGATACTGAACGCTTACACAAGTATGTTTCTCATAAATATGTAGGAAAAGCACTTGAAGAAGTAGCGGCAGGTGTACTTACAAAGGTATCACAGGATGAGTCAACTGTGTACGAAGACGAAATCTAA
- the coaBC gene encoding bifunctional phosphopantothenoylcysteine decarboxylase/phosphopantothenate--cysteine ligase CoaBC, which produces MNKNILLCVSGGIAVYKAVALVSKLSQAGANVKVIMTESARQFVNPLSFQVMSKNDVFFDTFDEKDSSVIAHIDLADWADLVLVAPATANIIGKLANGIADDMVTTTLLATTAPVWIAPAMNVHMYDHPAVIRNLAQLASDGYQFIEPSEGFLACGYIGKGRLEEPEKITAIVQEYFSETAKKLAGKTVVITVGAIYMPVDEQHVISTYANGRIGKALAREAKVLGATTILFDENDANVHKLLAKLEDYKKQYPQAIFIHAANMPAIEDAPTLSIQGTAAVTFGQRVIGEPMLTITSDKWIDFSDKAEINGQPFDTSNAELFAKALWAFIIKGEEQ; this is translated from the coding sequence ATGAATAAAAATATTTTACTTTGTGTTTCAGGTGGTATAGCGGTTTATAAGGCAGTCGCTCTTGTTAGCAAGCTTTCGCAGGCAGGAGCGAATGTAAAAGTCATTATGACAGAATCCGCAAGACAATTTGTAAATCCATTGAGTTTTCAAGTGATGTCCAAAAATGATGTCTTTTTCGATACATTTGATGAAAAGGATTCTAGCGTTATTGCCCATATTGATTTAGCGGATTGGGCAGATTTAGTGTTAGTTGCACCTGCTACAGCCAATATTATAGGAAAACTGGCAAATGGCATTGCTGATGATATGGTAACGACAACCTTGCTAGCCACTACTGCACCTGTTTGGATAGCACCTGCTATGAATGTGCATATGTACGACCATCCAGCTGTTATACGGAATTTGGCGCAGCTTGCATCAGATGGTTATCAATTTATTGAGCCTTCAGAAGGATTTTTAGCATGTGGTTATATCGGTAAGGGACGTTTAGAGGAGCCAGAAAAAATTACAGCGATTGTCCAAGAGTATTTTTCAGAAACAGCAAAGAAGCTCGCCGGAAAAACTGTAGTTATTACAGTAGGGGCAATCTATATGCCAGTGGACGAACAACATGTGATCAGTACGTATGCAAACGGAAGAATTGGTAAGGCGTTAGCACGAGAGGCAAAGGTACTTGGAGCAACAACCATCCTTTTTGATGAAAACGATGCGAACGTGCATAAACTTTTGGCAAAACTTGAGGACTATAAAAAACAATATCCTCAGGCTATTTTCATCCATGCAGCTAATATGCCTGCAATCGAAGATGCTCCAACATTATCGATTCAAGGAACAGCAGCAGTAACCTTTGGACAAAGGGTTATAGGTGAACCGATGTTAACCATTACATCTGATAAATGGATTGATTTTAGTGACAAAGCAGAAATAAATGGACAACCTTTTGATACATCGAATGCTGAGCTATTTGCGAAAGCTTTATGGGCATTTATTATTAAAGGTGAGGAACAATGA
- a CDS encoding primosomal protein N' has product MSYIIAEVIVDVSTYHVDRPFDYQVPAEWSNVIEMGCRVKVPFGPRNVLGFVVGLKNETEVPLNKIKAITQILDIEPVLTEEMLLMAKWLKNETICYEIDALQVMLPSALRAKYEKIIIMQEGQAVAIPKEVQDIFGKRQKANFKEFESAGLLPLLKQLITDHIVRLENIVKQQGHVKEMRMVKISDNLEDLEKAIEGAARAAKQRFLIEWMGRHMGEILTPQQIYEETAVTSSVLQAVIDKGAAQFIQEEVYRDPFTKEVSRTSSLQLTEEQDVALKAITASMEERAGKTFLLHGVTGSGKTEIYLQAIQKVLDDGKEAIMLVPEISLTPQMTERFRSRFGELVAVMHSGLSVGEKYDEWRKIQQGKVSVVVGARSAIFAPFTNIGLIILDEEHESTYKQEDSPRYHARDVAIWRSEFHKCPVILGSATPALESFARAKKDVYTLLTLKQRALHQALPTVFIADMREELQKGNRSMFSEQLVEAIRTRLEKQEQMVLFLNRRGYSSFVLCRDCGTVVQCPNCDISLTYHRTSEKLKCHYCGYEERVPQICPQCQSEHIRYFGTGTQKVEEEIYKLFPEARVLRMDVDTTKQKGAHEQILQAFGEEQADILLGTQMIAKGLDFPNITLVGVLSADTSLHLPDYRAAERTFQLLTQVSGRAGRHNKHGEVIIQTYTPEHYAIELAQIQDYEPFYEREMFLRRRSSYPPYFFVALVQISHEDVMMAAEYAGRAAEWLRENLSNQVTIIGPTTASISRLQNRYRYQCLIKYKIEPNLIAVLQRLLAMYRAEWIKQGILMTVDLDPSTI; this is encoded by the coding sequence ATGAGTTATATAATTGCAGAGGTTATAGTGGATGTCTCAACATATCATGTGGATCGTCCATTTGATTATCAAGTGCCTGCAGAGTGGTCAAATGTTATTGAAATGGGTTGTCGTGTAAAAGTACCATTTGGACCAAGAAATGTACTAGGTTTTGTAGTGGGATTAAAAAACGAAACAGAAGTACCCCTAAATAAAATTAAGGCAATTACACAAATATTAGATATAGAGCCTGTGTTAACAGAAGAAATGCTGTTAATGGCAAAGTGGTTAAAAAACGAAACAATTTGCTATGAAATTGATGCCTTACAGGTCATGCTCCCGTCTGCACTGCGAGCAAAGTATGAAAAAATCATCATCATGCAGGAAGGACAGGCTGTGGCTATACCGAAAGAAGTGCAGGATATTTTTGGTAAGAGACAAAAGGCTAATTTCAAGGAATTTGAGAGTGCTGGTCTACTGCCTTTATTAAAACAGCTTATCACTGATCATATTGTTAGACTTGAAAATATTGTGAAACAGCAGGGACATGTAAAAGAAATGCGTATGGTCAAAATTTCTGACAATCTAGAAGACCTAGAGAAAGCCATAGAAGGTGCAGCAAGAGCAGCCAAACAGCGCTTTTTGATTGAGTGGATGGGGAGGCATATGGGGGAAATCCTGACGCCGCAGCAAATCTATGAGGAAACAGCTGTGACCTCCTCAGTATTACAGGCAGTTATTGACAAAGGAGCTGCTCAATTTATCCAAGAAGAAGTGTATCGTGATCCTTTTACGAAGGAGGTTTCACGCACTTCATCCTTACAGTTGACAGAGGAACAGGACGTTGCATTAAAGGCAATTACTGCATCAATGGAGGAACGAGCTGGGAAAACCTTTTTACTGCATGGTGTAACTGGAAGTGGTAAAACGGAAATTTACTTACAAGCTATCCAAAAGGTTTTAGATGATGGTAAGGAAGCGATTATGCTGGTGCCTGAAATTTCATTAACACCGCAAATGACGGAACGTTTTCGTAGTCGCTTTGGTGAGCTGGTTGCTGTCATGCATAGCGGGCTATCTGTTGGAGAGAAGTATGATGAATGGCGTAAAATTCAGCAGGGAAAGGTGAGCGTTGTTGTAGGAGCTCGTTCAGCTATTTTTGCGCCATTTACAAATATTGGTCTAATCATTTTAGATGAAGAGCATGAATCGACGTATAAGCAAGAAGATTCTCCACGATATCATGCAAGAGACGTAGCCATTTGGCGAAGTGAGTTTCACAAATGCCCTGTTATTTTAGGGAGTGCAACGCCTGCATTGGAATCATTTGCTAGAGCCAAAAAGGATGTATATACCTTGCTTACATTAAAGCAGCGTGCCTTGCATCAAGCGTTACCAACTGTTTTTATTGCTGATATGCGAGAGGAGCTTCAAAAAGGAAATCGTTCTATGTTTTCTGAGCAACTTGTTGAGGCAATACGTACGAGACTTGAGAAGCAAGAGCAGATGGTGTTGTTTTTAAATCGCCGTGGTTATTCCTCATTTGTGCTTTGTCGTGATTGTGGTACGGTTGTGCAATGTCCGAACTGTGACATTTCACTAACATATCATCGCACGTCTGAGAAATTAAAATGTCATTATTGCGGATATGAGGAGCGTGTTCCACAAATTTGCCCGCAATGTCAAAGTGAGCATATTCGCTACTTTGGCACAGGTACACAAAAAGTGGAGGAAGAAATTTATAAGCTATTTCCTGAGGCAAGAGTGCTTCGAATGGATGTGGACACAACAAAGCAAAAAGGTGCGCATGAACAAATTTTACAGGCATTTGGAGAAGAACAGGCAGATATTTTGCTTGGCACCCAAATGATTGCAAAAGGGCTTGATTTTCCTAATATTACACTAGTAGGTGTTCTAAGTGCTGATACATCATTACATCTCCCAGATTACCGTGCAGCAGAGCGTACATTTCAGTTATTAACACAGGTTAGCGGCAGGGCTGGAAGACATAATAAGCACGGAGAGGTTATTATACAAACGTATACTCCAGAGCATTATGCCATTGAGTTGGCACAAATACAGGACTACGAGCCATTTTATGAACGAGAAATGTTTTTACGTCGTCGATCAAGCTATCCACCTTATTTTTTTGTTGCACTTGTTCAAATCTCTCATGAAGATGTTATGATGGCAGCGGAGTATGCCGGACGTGCGGCAGAATGGCTGCGAGAAAATTTATCTAATCAAGTTACTATTATTGGCCCAACAACAGCAAGTATTAGTCGTCTTCAAAATAGATATCGCTATCAATGTTTGATAAAATATAAAATTGAACCAAATCTGATTGCTGTCTTACAGCGCCTTTTGGCAATGTATCGAGCAGAATGGATAAAACAGGGGATATTAATGACAGTAGATTTAGATCCGTCTACAATCTAA
- a CDS encoding peptide deformylase, translated as MAIKKVVEHPAKVLSTPCTEVTEINEDIITLLDDLYDTMVEYDGVGIAAPQINVGLRVAIVELGEERDILEMINPTVIETDGAEIDIEGCLSFPGLYGEVERPDYVKIEACDREGRVYELEAGGFDARAILHEIDHLDGVLFNSKIKRIVTEEELEAMYAEEEE; from the coding sequence ATGGCTATAAAAAAAGTTGTAGAACATCCAGCAAAGGTATTATCTACGCCATGCACAGAAGTTACAGAAATAAATGAAGACATAATTACATTGCTAGATGATTTATATGACACAATGGTTGAATATGATGGGGTTGGTATTGCAGCTCCTCAAATAAATGTTGGCTTACGAGTTGCCATTGTTGAGCTTGGTGAGGAACGAGATATTTTAGAAATGATTAATCCAACTGTTATTGAGACAGACGGAGCGGAAATAGATATTGAAGGCTGCTTAAGCTTTCCGGGGTTATACGGTGAGGTTGAGCGCCCTGACTATGTGAAAATCGAAGCATGTGATCGTGAAGGACGCGTTTATGAACTCGAAGCTGGAGGCTTTGATGCACGAGCTATTTTACATGAAATTGATCATTTAGATGGCGTATTATTCAATTCAAAAATCAAACGCATTGTCACAGAGGAAGAACTTGAGGCAATGTACGCAGAAGAGGAGGAGTAA
- a CDS encoding methionyl-tRNA formyltransferase produces MTSIIFMGTPDFSAPILRMLHHEGYDIKAVVTQPDRPVGRKRVLTPPPVKAAAIELGLPVIQPEKLRGSEELQQILDLQPDLVITAAFGQILPKSLLEAPPLGCINVHASLLPKYRGGAPIHQAVIDGEKVTGVTIMYMAEKLDAGDIISQKAIPIEEDDHTGGLFDKLSVVGRDLLKDTLPSIINRTNSRTVQDEEQVTFASNISREQERIDWTKDAATLYNQVRGLHPWPVAYTTFEDGNFKIWWAKVGNTKHNTIPGTVVTISKDYFEVAAGNGTTLALYDVQPAGKKRMIAEEYLRGTGSKLQIGDQFK; encoded by the coding sequence ATGACGTCAATAATTTTTATGGGTACACCTGATTTCTCCGCACCCATTTTGCGTATGCTGCACCATGAAGGCTATGATATCAAAGCAGTTGTTACACAGCCTGATCGTCCAGTTGGTCGTAAGCGTGTACTTACGCCACCACCTGTAAAGGCTGCTGCTATTGAATTAGGCTTACCCGTTATACAGCCAGAAAAGCTACGAGGCTCTGAGGAATTACAGCAAATCCTTGATTTACAGCCAGACCTAGTTATAACAGCAGCATTTGGACAAATATTACCGAAATCATTACTAGAAGCACCACCGCTTGGATGTATTAACGTTCATGCATCACTTTTACCAAAATATCGTGGCGGTGCACCGATTCATCAAGCGGTTATTGATGGTGAAAAAGTTACAGGTGTAACAATCATGTATATGGCTGAAAAGCTTGATGCAGGCGATATTATATCTCAGAAGGCTATCCCAATCGAAGAGGACGACCATACAGGTGGTCTATTTGATAAGCTGAGTGTAGTAGGTAGGGATTTATTAAAAGATACACTTCCTTCTATTATAAATAGAACAAATAGTCGAACGGTACAGGATGAGGAACAAGTAACCTTTGCAAGTAATATTTCACGTGAACAAGAGCGTATCGATTGGACAAAGGATGCTGCAACTTTATACAATCAAGTGCGAGGTCTCCATCCATGGCCAGTAGCCTATACAACATTTGAAGATGGAAACTTTAAAATTTGGTGGGCAAAGGTTGGCAATACAAAGCATAATACTATTCCTGGTACAGTCGTTACCATTTCAAAGGATTATTTTGAAGTTGCGGCTGGAAATGGCACAACACTTGCACTATATGATGTTCAACCAGCTGGTAAAAAACGTATGATAGCTGAAGAATACTTACGTGGTACAGGTTCTAAATTACAGATTGGGGACCAGTTTAAATGA
- a CDS encoding 16S rRNA (cytosine(967)-C(5))-methyltransferase (catalyzes the methylation of cytosine at position 967 (m5C967) of 16S rRNA; SAM-dependent methyltransferase): MSKKSVVIWDGNVRDAALSILIAVDKNQAYSNLLLSETIKRHKIEAKDRALLTEITYGTLQYKMTLDYYLEPFIRGNVDHWVRWLLRLSLYQIHYLTRIPPHAAVNEAVEIAKRRGHQGIASMVNGILRSVLRQGVASTDQITNPIERLSIETSHPEWLVQRFVDNYGIEVATEMLRENNVPPVQTVRVNTTKVNIEEAIASLEAEGLTAKKSDIMPECLHVTNGQPARTKAFQEGLITIQDESSMIPANVLHPSPGMRVLDMCAAPGGKTTHLAEIMNNEGSILATDLHPHKLDLIDHNTDRLGIDIVETAPIDGRKAPDFLQPESFDAILVDAPCSGLGVMRRKPDIKYTKREEDLENLQKIQLALLDAATKVLKMEGKLVYSTCTVDKKENEGTVNAFLTAHPEMEAIQLESLPTKLAEKQANGMLQVFPQDFGSDGFFVAAFRKKGGSN, from the coding sequence ATGAGTAAAAAAAGCGTAGTAATTTGGGATGGAAATGTGCGTGATGCCGCACTTTCTATTCTTATAGCAGTAGATAAAAATCAAGCCTATAGTAATTTACTCTTAAGTGAAACGATAAAGCGACATAAAATTGAAGCGAAAGATCGAGCTCTTCTAACAGAAATTACGTATGGCACCCTACAATATAAAATGACACTTGATTATTATTTAGAGCCATTTATTCGTGGCAATGTAGATCATTGGGTGCGCTGGCTTTTACGATTATCTCTATATCAGATACATTATTTAACACGTATTCCGCCACATGCAGCAGTAAATGAGGCTGTAGAAATAGCCAAGCGACGAGGTCACCAAGGTATAGCCTCAATGGTTAATGGAATTTTACGTTCTGTTTTACGTCAAGGAGTAGCCTCTACAGATCAAATTACAAATCCAATTGAGCGTCTTTCCATTGAAACTAGTCATCCAGAGTGGTTAGTGCAACGCTTTGTGGATAACTATGGTATAGAAGTAGCAACTGAGATGTTACGAGAAAATAATGTACCACCTGTGCAGACTGTCCGTGTTAATACGACAAAGGTAAATATCGAGGAAGCGATTGCCAGCTTAGAGGCAGAAGGCTTAACAGCTAAAAAAAGCGATATCATGCCAGAATGCTTACATGTAACAAATGGTCAGCCTGCTCGAACAAAAGCATTCCAAGAAGGGCTGATTACGATTCAGGATGAAAGCTCAATGATTCCAGCAAATGTCTTACATCCATCCCCTGGTATGAGAGTTTTAGATATGTGTGCCGCACCTGGTGGGAAAACAACACATTTAGCAGAGATTATGAACAATGAGGGTTCGATTTTAGCAACCGATCTTCACCCACATAAATTAGATTTAATCGACCATAATACAGATCGTCTGGGAATTGATATAGTAGAAACTGCACCGATTGATGGCCGTAAAGCACCAGATTTTCTACAGCCAGAATCATTTGATGCTATTTTAGTCGATGCACCTTGTAGTGGTCTAGGTGTCATGCGTCGTAAACCAGATATAAAATATACAAAGCGTGAAGAAGATTTAGAAAACCTTCAAAAAATACAATTGGCATTGCTCGATGCTGCAACAAAAGTATTGAAAATGGAAGGGAAGCTTGTGTACAGTACTTGTACAGTCGATAAAAAAGAAAATGAGGGTACTGTAAATGCCTTTTTAACAGCTCATCCTGAAATGGAAGCGATACAACTAGAATCTTTACCAACAAAATTAGCGGAAAAGCAAGCAAATGGCATGCTTCAAGTCTTTCCACAAGACTTTGGCAGTGACGGTTTCTTCGTTGCCGCCTTTCGTAAAAAAGGAGGATCCAACTAA
- a CDS encoding 23S rRNA (adenine(2503)-C(2))-methyltransferase RlmN: MNDLVDEAEEKPVRRTKKDKPNLKESVYSLQPKQLEEWLKENGEKPFRAAQIFDWLYNKRVKTFAEMSNLSKGLREKLEASFALTTLSTIVQQESKDGTIKFLFQLQDGYSIETVLMRHDYGNSVCVTTQVGCRIGCTFCASTLGGLKRHLLAGEIVEQVVKVQQTLDEMGERVSHIVIMGIGEPFDNYDAMMNFLKVINHEKGLNIGARHITVSTSGIVPKIYQFADEQLQINFAVSLHAPNQEARQKLMPIARAYKLDELMEAVRYYTQKTGRRVSFEYGLMSGENDSVEIAEELSALIKGIKCHVNLIPVNYVPERDYVRTSRSQIFAFEKTLKKNGINVTIRREQGSDIAAACGQLRAQERSEETR; encoded by the coding sequence ATCAACGATTTAGTTGATGAAGCGGAAGAAAAGCCTGTTCGACGCACAAAAAAAGATAAGCCTAATTTAAAGGAATCTGTCTATTCTTTACAACCGAAGCAGTTAGAAGAGTGGTTAAAGGAAAATGGTGAAAAACCATTTCGTGCAGCACAAATCTTTGATTGGCTTTACAATAAGCGTGTAAAGACATTTGCTGAAATGTCTAACCTTTCAAAGGGATTACGAGAAAAGCTTGAAGCAAGTTTCGCTTTAACGACATTGTCAACCATTGTTCAGCAAGAATCCAAAGATGGTACGATTAAATTTTTATTTCAATTACAGGACGGCTATTCTATTGAAACAGTATTAATGCGTCATGATTACGGTAACTCTGTTTGTGTGACAACACAGGTTGGATGCCGAATTGGCTGTACGTTCTGTGCCTCTACTTTAGGTGGTTTAAAGCGTCATTTATTAGCAGGAGAAATTGTGGAGCAAGTTGTCAAAGTTCAGCAGACATTAGATGAAATGGGAGAACGTGTCTCACATATCGTTATTATGGGAATTGGAGAGCCTTTCGATAATTATGATGCGATGATGAACTTCTTAAAAGTCATAAACCATGAAAAAGGATTAAATATCGGAGCGCGTCATATTACTGTTTCAACTTCAGGTATTGTACCAAAAATTTATCAATTTGCGGATGAACAGCTTCAAATTAACTTTGCTGTATCTCTGCATGCACCGAATCAAGAGGCACGCCAAAAATTAATGCCAATCGCACGTGCTTATAAATTGGATGAATTGATGGAAGCTGTTCGATACTATACACAAAAAACTGGAAGACGTGTAAGTTTTGAGTATGGATTAATGTCAGGTGAAAATGATTCAGTAGAAATTGCAGAAGAATTATCTGCGTTAATAAAAGGAATTAAGTGCCATGTGAACTTAATTCCAGTAAACTACGTACCAGAACGTGATTATGTGCGTACATCTCGTAGTCAAATTTTTGCTTTTGAAAAAACATTAAAGAAAAATGGTATTAACGTAACAATCCGCCGTGAGCAAGGCTCTGATATTGCTGCTGCGTGTGGTCAATTACGTGCACAAGAGAGATCTGAAGAGACGAGGTGA
- a CDS encoding Stp1/IreP family PP2C-type Ser/Thr phosphatase, giving the protein MKYTVESDIGLKRAINEDRAAFFKRPDGLALALVADGMGGHNAGDVASDMAMKQMEHVFLQAEAHHFASTTSKEEWLLQTVTQLNKNIYDYSLSHEDCKGMGTTFIAVLIEDNHCFIAHIGDSRVYYFFDDGAQQITRDHSYVNVLVENGEISEEEALTHPKKNFILRALGTEESIKPDFYEVDLASESYLLICSDGLSNKLTVYEMASIITYPDTIEEKGRKLVELANASGGEDNISLVLLTRQDEEV; this is encoded by the coding sequence TTGAAATACACAGTCGAAAGTGATATTGGGTTAAAACGAGCAATTAATGAAGACCGTGCTGCATTTTTTAAACGTCCAGATGGACTTGCACTAGCACTCGTAGCGGACGGCATGGGTGGTCATAATGCTGGCGATGTTGCGAGTGATATGGCAATGAAACAAATGGAACATGTTTTTTTACAGGCAGAAGCACATCATTTTGCATCTACAACATCAAAAGAAGAGTGGTTATTACAAACAGTCACGCAACTGAATAAAAATATTTATGACTATTCTTTATCACATGAAGACTGTAAAGGAATGGGCACGACGTTTATTGCTGTGTTAATTGAAGATAATCATTGCTTTATTGCACATATTGGTGATAGTCGGGTGTATTATTTCTTTGATGATGGTGCACAACAAATAACAAGAGATCATTCATACGTAAATGTTTTGGTTGAAAATGGTGAGATTAGTGAAGAGGAAGCCTTGACACATCCAAAGAAAAATTTCATCCTACGAGCTTTAGGCACAGAAGAAAGCATTAAACCAGACTTTTATGAAGTGGATTTAGCATCAGAATCGTATTTACTCATTTGCTCCGATGGTTTAAGCAATAAATTAACAGTGTATGAAATGGCATCTATTATTACGTATCCAGATACCATAGAAGAAAAGGGAAGAAAACTTGTGGAATTAGCAAATGCCAGCGGGGGGGAAGACAACATCTCCCTCGTACTGCTCACTAGGCAAGATGAGGAGGTGTAA